From Permianibacter aggregans, a single genomic window includes:
- a CDS encoding c-type cytochrome, giving the protein MRQSSVWLLVIATFSLSVSSLSLAADHERLPPVRKLTAEQSKVAAANYQKYCVLCHGEDRQGYVNDHAPSSRSKELFESGIPHAVLRPIQYGRPGTAMGGYLDEAGGPMTLDETWDLMYWLYEQSGVKQRAPLTTKPVEGDIARGGELYQQHCTDCHGKNGEGVNAPALGNQTALAHNSDEFIRYAIQHGREGTPMLAFKDKLPAQDIDNLTAFLRSRADGWQATQPVLKPLPTPDQFVLNPEGQHPNFTLQDGLYVSSADLAKALVAKQKIVLLDTRVTSVWQTAHIEGSFPMPYYSDFDEMTEALPKDVMIVAYCSCPRAAADYVIEQLRDRGYQRTAVLYEGIFGWMHLGYPVVRGAVNSHAAATKEGMEADNTR; this is encoded by the coding sequence ATGCGGCAATCATCGGTCTGGCTTTTGGTCATCGCTACGTTCAGTCTGAGCGTATCGAGTTTGTCGCTGGCTGCTGATCATGAGCGGTTGCCACCGGTCCGCAAGCTGACCGCCGAACAAAGCAAAGTCGCCGCCGCCAACTATCAAAAATATTGCGTGCTATGCCATGGCGAAGACCGCCAGGGTTATGTCAACGATCATGCGCCATCATCGCGCAGTAAAGAGCTATTCGAATCCGGCATTCCGCACGCGGTGCTGCGGCCTATTCAATATGGACGCCCCGGCACAGCGATGGGCGGCTATCTCGACGAAGCCGGCGGCCCGATGACGCTCGATGAAACCTGGGATTTGATGTACTGGTTATATGAGCAATCCGGAGTTAAGCAACGGGCGCCGCTGACCACCAAACCGGTCGAGGGCGATATCGCCCGTGGCGGTGAGTTGTATCAACAACACTGCACCGACTGTCACGGCAAAAACGGAGAGGGCGTCAACGCGCCGGCACTTGGTAACCAAACCGCGCTTGCGCACAACAGCGATGAATTTATTCGCTACGCGATCCAGCATGGCCGAGAAGGCACACCGATGCTTGCCTTCAAAGACAAACTACCCGCGCAAGACATCGATAACCTGACTGCTTTCCTGCGCAGTCGCGCTGATGGCTGGCAAGCCACCCAACCGGTGCTGAAGCCCTTGCCAACACCGGATCAGTTTGTGCTGAATCCCGAAGGCCAACACCCGAACTTTACCCTGCAAGATGGCCTGTACGTTTCCTCGGCCGATTTAGCCAAAGCCCTGGTCGCAAAACAAAAAATCGTGCTGCTTGATACCCGTGTCACCTCCGTCTGGCAAACCGCACACATCGAAGGTTCGTTTCCTATGCCGTATTACTCCGACTTCGATGAAATGACTGAAGCGTTGCCGAAAGACGTGATGATTGTCGCGTACTGTTCCTGCCCGCGCGCCGCCGCTGATTACGTTATCGAGCAATTACGCGACCGCGGCTATCAGCGCACTGCCGTGCTCTACGAAGGAATTTTTGGCTGGATGCATTTGGGTTATCCGGTGGTAAGGGGGGCTGTCAATTCCCATGCAGCGGCAACGAAAGAAGGGATGGAGGCTGACAACACAAGATAA
- a CDS encoding DUF3667 domain-containing protein, whose translation MESCSNCSTPLQGRFCHQCGQQMVAGLPSLKLLITTFWDDFIAFDNKLWRTLKATFVPAKLTNEWIAGKQARYVSPMRMFAFLLFLFALNMTFFSNTGNSEVLDNIVGGIVKAGEGEAESPEQVQQAVHQVAGVLAMVGIPIMAFWMFLFNTRALFYVNTVFSLHLCNVLLMTFLIARLITRPIKWSVSEQTFDAILPPTMFVVLGLLVLYFVISAKRVYGISYFGAVFKSLAFMVCFFTSVVVISNVLFMAFR comes from the coding sequence ATGGAAAGTTGTAGTAATTGCAGCACGCCACTGCAAGGACGGTTTTGTCACCAATGTGGTCAGCAGATGGTGGCGGGCCTTCCTTCTCTCAAGCTACTGATCACCACGTTCTGGGATGACTTTATTGCCTTCGACAACAAACTATGGCGCACACTGAAAGCGACCTTTGTCCCCGCCAAACTCACCAATGAGTGGATAGCCGGAAAACAAGCGCGCTACGTTTCGCCGATGCGCATGTTTGCCTTTCTGCTGTTCCTGTTCGCCTTGAACATGACATTCTTCAGCAACACGGGGAACAGTGAAGTTCTGGACAACATTGTCGGAGGTATCGTGAAGGCTGGTGAGGGCGAAGCCGAATCACCAGAGCAAGTACAGCAAGCAGTTCATCAAGTGGCAGGTGTTCTGGCAATGGTCGGTATACCGATCATGGCGTTCTGGATGTTCCTGTTCAATACACGGGCGCTGTTTTACGTTAACACCGTGTTTTCTCTGCACCTTTGTAACGTCCTGTTGATGACCTTCCTTATTGCTCGTCTGATCACGCGACCGATAAAATGGAGTGTGTCGGAGCAAACCTTTGACGCCATTTTGCCTCCCACCATGTTTGTTGTGCTTGGATTATTAGTCTTGTATTTTGTCATCTCCGCAAAACGCGTATACGGCATTAGTTATTTCGGTGCGGTGTTCAAGTCATTGGCGTTCATGGTGTGCTTTTTTACGTCAGTGGTTGTTATCTCGAATGTGCTTTTCATGGCATTCCGATGA
- a CDS encoding S41 family peptidase, whose translation MPHWYQRVAQSLIAAWLLFSIGSVAADSNAEILSAAQVREDFVELYQTLQEAHVNLYSQRSKAEYDALYQQMFSEFIKPLPRDQVEIAFQRFVAFGRVAHARIDGLQQRFVAFRQQGGRALPIGIRIQDGKVWIADNYSGVATVQRGDRLLALNGMPIATVLQQVGAHVSADTEYLLHTMLELWFPALIWQEFGPLSQFQLTLQRAEQTPQVLTIDAKTRSEAQAADAKQAPVLSLDWDQREARIINGERAAIGYLRPGPFYNNEPGANDVWDNRAFVEFIDQRFKQFIDAKLPAVLIDLRDNPGGDNSFSDHMLNWFADKPYRFASDFRIRVSAATTASNARRIPPDESKHGSIAQQYAELYAQHQPGDVVSYEFPFNTPKAGPRYHGEVFVLINRRSYSNAVLVAAIAQDYGFATVLGEETADLATTYGAMEQFTLTHSGLVVGYPKAYIIRPSGNTTVRGVQPDWPIKTPIVEAADDPVLQIALAHIRARMNN comes from the coding sequence ATGCCTCACTGGTACCAGCGCGTCGCGCAAAGTCTGATCGCTGCCTGGCTATTGTTCAGCATCGGCAGCGTGGCCGCCGACAGCAACGCAGAAATCTTGAGCGCCGCACAAGTTCGCGAAGATTTCGTCGAGCTGTATCAAACGCTGCAGGAAGCGCATGTCAATCTTTACTCGCAGCGCAGCAAAGCTGAGTACGATGCGCTGTATCAGCAGATGTTCAGCGAATTCATCAAACCGTTGCCACGCGATCAAGTCGAAATCGCCTTTCAGCGCTTTGTTGCGTTTGGTCGTGTCGCTCATGCCCGCATTGATGGTTTGCAGCAACGCTTTGTCGCCTTTCGCCAACAAGGAGGGCGAGCGTTGCCAATCGGCATCCGTATTCAGGACGGCAAGGTCTGGATTGCCGATAACTATAGCGGCGTGGCAACCGTGCAACGCGGCGATCGGCTATTGGCGCTGAATGGTATGCCAATCGCGACCGTGTTGCAGCAAGTTGGGGCGCATGTCTCTGCCGACACCGAGTACCTGCTGCATACCATGCTGGAGCTGTGGTTTCCGGCTTTGATCTGGCAAGAATTTGGGCCGTTATCGCAATTTCAATTGACGCTGCAACGCGCTGAGCAAACGCCGCAGGTCCTCACCATCGACGCTAAAACACGAAGCGAAGCGCAAGCTGCTGATGCCAAGCAAGCGCCGGTTCTGTCGCTCGATTGGGACCAGCGTGAAGCGCGCATCATCAACGGTGAGCGGGCCGCCATTGGTTATCTGCGGCCTGGTCCTTTCTACAACAATGAACCGGGCGCCAATGATGTTTGGGATAACCGTGCGTTCGTCGAATTCATTGACCAGCGCTTCAAACAATTCATCGACGCCAAGCTGCCGGCTGTGCTGATCGACTTGCGCGACAACCCCGGCGGTGACAATTCTTTCAGTGACCACATGCTGAATTGGTTTGCCGACAAGCCTTATCGTTTTGCCTCTGACTTTCGCATTCGGGTCAGCGCCGCGACCACCGCTAGCAATGCCCGTCGCATCCCGCCAGACGAGAGCAAGCATGGCAGTATCGCGCAGCAGTATGCCGAACTGTATGCGCAACATCAGCCAGGTGATGTGGTGTCCTACGAGTTTCCCTTCAACACACCGAAAGCCGGGCCGCGTTATCACGGTGAAGTGTTTGTGCTCATCAATCGCCGGTCCTACTCCAACGCTGTATTGGTAGCGGCGATTGCCCAGGATTATGGTTTCGCCACCGTGCTCGGTGAAGAGACCGCCGATCTGGCCACCACGTATGGCGCCATGGAGCAGTTCACTTTGACTCACAGTGGCCTTGTAGTGGGTTACCCGAAAGCGTATATCATTCGGCCGAGCGGCAATACGACGGTGCGCGGTGTGCAGCCTGACTGGCCAATCAAAACCCCTATCGTTGAAGCCGCCGATGACCCGGTGCTGCAGATAGCGCTAGCGCATATTCGTGCGCGAATGAACAATTGA
- a CDS encoding winged helix-turn-helix domain-containing protein produces MSVSREVGAIFIGHWWLHPTTGELTDGGETRRLEPKMVELLQLLAEQPGNVVSRDDIMLRLWPQTVVGDDTLARIVSKLRKALGDDGKQQQFIETLPKRGYRLVAPVRTHQEMPLPKTDSIGIESPAADDTQSALFEQFASTAIAADMRVSRWRNVLVTVVLLLVASILLFRYFPTSSPPVENTSQQISTRANDFYAQYSRSGNESAISLFEQLIASKPDYAPAYAGLANALVQKVIRWQRPAHNHSEQADYTNLGAAIANGHTRTDAAQELLSRAAQLAQYAVQLEPDNAESWKALGFVQSAREQFEPALASYQQAIQLDGNAWGAMINIADVLEITGRNSEALPYLEAAYEAMTRVYPDQSARVLPWFTELGVLIGDRHRSRGDVAKAEFWYRRVLDQMPLHAEATRRMAELRWQAGDHDGARKLCEELSKRLGGGQSCELPTQP; encoded by the coding sequence ATGTCAGTTTCGCGCGAAGTGGGCGCTATTTTTATTGGCCATTGGTGGTTGCATCCGACGACCGGCGAACTGACCGATGGTGGCGAAACACGCCGGCTGGAACCGAAGATGGTTGAGCTATTGCAACTGCTGGCAGAGCAGCCGGGGAACGTCGTCTCGCGCGACGACATCATGTTGCGGCTATGGCCGCAAACGGTAGTTGGCGACGATACGCTGGCGCGCATCGTGTCGAAGCTGCGCAAAGCACTCGGTGATGACGGCAAGCAACAGCAATTCATCGAAACGCTGCCGAAACGCGGTTATCGACTGGTAGCGCCGGTGCGAACGCATCAGGAAATGCCGTTGCCCAAGACCGATTCAATCGGTATCGAATCTCCAGCCGCTGACGATACTCAAAGCGCTTTGTTCGAGCAATTCGCATCAACGGCCATCGCCGCCGATATGCGCGTGTCGCGGTGGCGAAACGTGCTGGTCACCGTGGTGTTATTGTTAGTCGCCAGCATTCTACTGTTTCGCTATTTTCCGACCTCGTCACCACCAGTAGAAAACACCAGTCAGCAAATCAGCACCCGTGCCAATGACTTTTATGCCCAGTATTCGCGCTCCGGGAATGAAAGCGCGATTTCGCTGTTTGAGCAATTGATCGCCAGCAAACCGGACTACGCCCCTGCTTACGCCGGCCTTGCCAATGCGTTGGTGCAAAAGGTCATACGCTGGCAACGGCCAGCGCATAATCATTCTGAGCAAGCCGACTACACCAATCTCGGCGCAGCGATCGCCAATGGCCACACCCGCACCGATGCCGCGCAAGAGTTATTGAGCCGAGCCGCACAACTGGCGCAATACGCGGTGCAACTTGAGCCCGATAATGCCGAGTCATGGAAAGCCCTCGGTTTTGTGCAAAGTGCGCGCGAACAATTTGAACCGGCGTTGGCCAGTTACCAACAGGCCATCCAACTCGACGGCAATGCCTGGGGTGCCATGATCAATATCGCGGATGTGCTGGAAATTACCGGCCGAAATAGCGAAGCCTTACCGTACCTGGAAGCAGCCTACGAAGCGATGACACGCGTCTACCCTGATCAATCCGCACGGGTTTTGCCATGGTTTACCGAGCTGGGCGTGTTGATTGGCGACCGACACCGCAGCCGTGGTGATGTCGCCAAAGCGGAGTTCTGGTATCGCCGCGTACTCGATCAAATGCCGCTACATGCCGAGGCCACACGGCGCATGGCTGAGTTGCGCTGGCAAGCCGGCGATCATGACGGTGCTCGGAAACTTTGCGAAGAATTGAGCAAGCGGTTGGGCGGCGGACAAAGTTGCGAGTTACCTACGCAACCTTAG
- a CDS encoding class I SAM-dependent methyltransferase, with the protein MNANQVLWEKGDFTRIAETMRQSGEQLVHRIGIKKGMKVLDVGCGDGTTAIPAARLGADVLGVDIARNLVTAGNRRAQAEKLSNCRFVEGDACNLQAIADGEFDVTMSIFGAMFAPKPFEVARELVRVTKNGGKVIMGNWIPNDPTLVAQILRISSAYTPPPPEGFISPMTWGIPDNVAQRFGEAGVQPQQITYTRETFTFDVPIAPPAFMNRFKMFYGPTMNAFEAAEKNGRDRELADELKTLFVSQNKSGRDDATTIDATFLLVSVGV; encoded by the coding sequence ATGAATGCCAATCAAGTTTTGTGGGAAAAGGGAGACTTTACCCGTATTGCCGAAACCATGCGGCAAAGCGGCGAGCAATTGGTGCATCGAATAGGCATCAAAAAGGGCATGAAAGTATTGGATGTCGGTTGCGGTGATGGCACGACAGCGATTCCGGCCGCGCGTCTCGGCGCCGACGTGCTCGGTGTGGATATTGCGCGTAATCTGGTGACCGCCGGCAATCGCCGTGCGCAAGCGGAGAAGCTCAGCAACTGCCGTTTTGTTGAAGGCGACGCCTGCAATCTGCAAGCAATCGCTGATGGTGAGTTCGATGTCACGATGTCGATTTTCGGTGCGATGTTTGCACCCAAGCCCTTTGAGGTTGCTCGCGAACTGGTGCGGGTAACGAAAAATGGCGGAAAGGTGATCATGGGCAACTGGATTCCCAATGACCCAACCCTGGTCGCGCAAATTCTGCGCATCAGCTCGGCCTACACGCCACCACCACCCGAAGGATTCATCAGCCCGATGACCTGGGGTATTCCCGATAACGTTGCACAACGTTTTGGCGAAGCCGGTGTGCAGCCACAACAGATCACTTATACCCGTGAAACCTTTACGTTCGATGTGCCGATAGCGCCGCCGGCGTTCATGAATCGGTTCAAAATGTTTTACGGTCCGACGATGAATGCGTTTGAAGCAGCGGAAAAAAATGGCCGTGACCGCGAGCTGGCAGACGAGCTAAAAACCTTGTTCGTCAGCCAGAACAAAAGCGGTCGTGATGATGCAACGACCATTGATGCTACGTTCTTGTTGGTCAGTGTTGGCGTGTAG
- a CDS encoding YbaK/EbsC family protein, producing the protein MNIELSRSAQKIRDVLNANHVETAVIELPASTRTAAEAAQAIGCTVAQIAKSIIFRGAVTGKAVLVVASGINRINENKVSALIGEPLAKADAAFVREKTGFVIGGVPPIGHIEKPITIVDEDILRLGDIWAAAGTPNSVFRLTGELLVQLSGGLVAAIK; encoded by the coding sequence ATGAATATCGAGCTGAGCCGCAGCGCGCAAAAAATCCGGGATGTGTTGAACGCTAATCACGTCGAAACAGCCGTCATTGAATTACCGGCGTCGACGCGAACCGCCGCAGAGGCAGCGCAAGCGATCGGGTGTACGGTTGCCCAGATCGCCAAATCCATCATCTTTCGAGGGGCGGTTACCGGCAAAGCGGTACTGGTGGTTGCCAGTGGCATAAATCGAATCAATGAAAACAAAGTGAGCGCCCTGATTGGTGAGCCGTTGGCAAAAGCGGATGCCGCGTTCGTTCGTGAAAAAACCGGATTTGTCATTGGCGGTGTGCCGCCCATCGGTCACATCGAAAAGCCGATAACCATTGTTGATGAAGACATTTTGCGATTGGGCGACATATGGGCCGCTGCCGGCACACCCAACTCCGTGTTCCGCTTAACCGGGGAACTACTGGTTCAACTGAGCGGAGGTTTAGTGGCGGCGATAAAGTAG
- a CDS encoding phosphatidate phosphatase App1 family protein yields MALFSLGTTSANSAEPVSFSLKVDETAVFFPTDASFDEKAGQWQVPIHGWVYEVEQSVVRKHAAAEVLEQKFELLLTAESEPIFSERVDLLLADNERGKRLWIRLCGEKFALNESEPNGHTHTMLSISADVASVCADAGYLHYQLLLSPEDTQQVTGRVRLLSHNGFSLISDIDDTVKITEVTHRERLLDNTFYQPFRAVPGMPAAYQRLAQNGVQLHFVSSSPWQLYPVLEAFREHVNFPDASYSLKYLRFRDSDFFNLFKSGEETKPQQIEALLQRFSGRQFILVGDSGEQDPEVYAQMLRQYPEQVLGFAIRLIDDSDQEARFEALMRGLDEKKALWFRDPERLPLFFASLQREP; encoded by the coding sequence ATGGCTTTATTTTCTCTTGGGACCACAAGTGCCAACTCGGCTGAACCGGTTTCGTTTTCGTTGAAAGTCGATGAGACGGCGGTGTTCTTTCCCACCGATGCCAGTTTCGATGAAAAAGCCGGGCAGTGGCAGGTACCGATTCATGGCTGGGTGTACGAAGTCGAGCAAAGCGTGGTGCGAAAACATGCGGCTGCGGAAGTGCTGGAGCAAAAGTTTGAGCTCTTGCTGACGGCCGAATCCGAACCAATCTTTTCCGAGAGAGTTGATTTGCTGCTTGCCGACAATGAGCGCGGCAAACGGTTATGGATTCGCTTGTGCGGTGAGAAATTTGCGCTGAATGAGTCAGAGCCGAATGGGCACACTCATACGATGTTGTCGATCTCGGCAGATGTCGCTTCTGTTTGTGCAGACGCTGGCTACCTGCATTATCAGCTGCTGTTGTCACCCGAAGATACTCAGCAGGTCACCGGTCGCGTCCGCTTGCTCTCGCACAATGGCTTTTCGCTAATCAGCGACATTGACGACACCGTGAAAATCACTGAGGTTACCCATCGAGAGCGCTTGTTGGACAACACGTTCTATCAACCATTCCGTGCAGTGCCTGGCATGCCAGCAGCCTATCAGCGGTTGGCGCAAAACGGCGTACAACTTCATTTCGTGTCATCAAGTCCTTGGCAGCTCTATCCAGTATTGGAAGCGTTCCGCGAGCACGTCAACTTTCCTGACGCGAGTTATTCCTTGAAGTATCTACGCTTCAGAGACTCCGATTTTTTCAATCTGTTCAAATCCGGTGAAGAAACCAAGCCGCAGCAAATTGAAGCCCTTCTACAGCGCTTCTCGGGTCGACAGTTTATTCTGGTTGGCGACAGTGGCGAGCAAGACCCGGAAGTCTACGCGCAGATGTTGCGTCAGTATCCGGAACAGGTACTGGGTTTTGCTATCCGGTTGATCGACGATAGCGATCAAGAAGCTCGCTTTGAGGCGTTGATGCGCGGCCTTGATGAAAAAAAGGCTCTGTGGTTTCGAGATCCTGAGCGATTGCCATTATTTTTCGCTAGCTTGCAACGAGAGCCGTGA
- a CDS encoding DUF2200 domain-containing protein: METTHRIFTTPFSKVYPMYVQKAERKGRTQAEVDQLIAWLTGYDQNGLHRQLERQVDFATFFAESPAFNADSKLIKGVVCGVRVEEVADPLMQKIRYLDKLIDELAKGKAMEKIIRR; this comes from the coding sequence GTGGAGACCACACATCGCATTTTCACGACGCCGTTCTCGAAGGTGTACCCGATGTATGTACAAAAAGCGGAGCGGAAAGGCCGAACTCAAGCAGAAGTTGATCAATTAATTGCTTGGTTAACTGGATATGATCAGAACGGGTTGCATCGGCAGCTGGAGAGACAAGTTGATTTTGCCACCTTCTTTGCGGAATCGCCTGCGTTCAATGCCGACAGCAAGCTAATCAAAGGCGTGGTTTGCGGCGTGCGTGTGGAGGAAGTCGCTGATCCGCTGATGCAAAAAATTCGTTACCTGGACAAGCTGATCGATGAACTGGCGAAGGGCAAGGCAATGGAAAAAATCATCCGGCGCTAG